One window of Dehalobacterium formicoaceticum genomic DNA carries:
- a CDS encoding magnesium transporter CorA family protein, translated as MLTIFQSRNDNIVCLSTNDMEKGSWINLVNPSEEELQTVAQNTGIYYDFLKYPLDDEELPRVEIEDNNQVLIIINVPAFHKKDLIYDTFPLGIVLTEDYFVTICLQPIDILKEFAQGKIKGLATFKKTRFVFQIMQKTANLYLKYLREINKKTDEIEYELQKSMRNKELIRLLDLEKSLVYFTTSLRSNEKVMEKLLRGKTLKMYEEDQDLLEDVIIENKQAIEMADIYSNILSGMMDAFASIISNNLNIVMKFLASITIVLALPTMVASFFGMNVQIPFQNSPHGFFIVLSISLVLSVLSVMFLIKRNMF; from the coding sequence ATGTTAACAATATTTCAAAGCAGAAACGATAATATTGTGTGTTTATCAACTAATGATATGGAAAAAGGTTCTTGGATCAATCTGGTTAATCCATCAGAAGAAGAATTGCAGACGGTGGCTCAAAACACAGGAATATATTATGATTTTTTGAAGTATCCTTTGGACGATGAAGAACTGCCCCGTGTAGAAATTGAAGACAATAATCAGGTATTGATTATTATAAATGTCCCGGCGTTTCACAAGAAGGATCTGATTTATGACACCTTCCCCTTAGGAATTGTATTGACTGAAGATTATTTTGTTACCATCTGTTTGCAGCCTATTGACATATTAAAAGAATTCGCCCAGGGAAAAATTAAAGGACTGGCAACTTTTAAGAAAACAAGGTTTGTCTTCCAAATCATGCAAAAAACTGCAAACCTTTACCTAAAATATCTGAGGGAAATTAACAAAAAAACCGACGAAATTGAGTATGAACTTCAAAAATCCATGAGGAACAAGGAACTAATCCGTTTGTTGGATTTAGAGAAAAGCTTGGTTTATTTTACCACCTCTTTAAGGTCCAATGAAAAAGTAATGGAAAAATTGCTGAGAGGTAAAACCTTAAAAATGTACGAAGAAGACCAAGATTTATTGGAAGATGTTATTATAGAAAACAAACAGGCTATTGAAATGGCTGATATCTATAGCAACATTTTAAGCGGGATGATGGATGCATTTGCCTCTATTATTTCAAATAACTTAAATATTGTCATGAAGTTTTTAGCGTCAATTACCATTGTACTGGCACTTCCCACTATGGTAGCCAGTTTTTTCGGAATGAATGTGCAAATCCCTTTTCAAAATTCACCTCACGGTT